A genome region from Chlorobaculum tepidum TLS includes the following:
- a CDS encoding fumarylacetoacetate hydrolase family protein produces the protein MKTFSSLSKPATHRSIYCVGKNYPDHAREMASWETDKPEPLHEKEPVIFMKPGTALSTDGCTSIPRFEGQLVSRNLHYEGELVLLIGADADEVSLADASAIIAGYAAGLDMTLRDVQLEAKNAGNPWLKSKGFRQSALVSEFIAPESAGPWAELAISLRLNGEQKQYSKVSKMTFSPAYLVHYLSYIYGLRAGDLVFTGTPAGVGSVLPGDRLDVSLETADDHSQAKILVSLQATVS, from the coding sequence ATGAAAACATTTTCATCTCTGTCAAAACCAGCCACTCATCGCTCGATTTACTGTGTCGGCAAAAACTACCCTGATCACGCTCGTGAAATGGCTTCATGGGAGACTGACAAGCCCGAGCCGCTGCATGAAAAGGAGCCTGTTATCTTTATGAAACCCGGCACGGCGCTTTCTACTGACGGCTGCACCTCGATACCGCGGTTCGAAGGGCAGCTGGTGAGCAGAAACCTTCATTACGAAGGCGAGCTGGTGCTGCTGATTGGCGCGGACGCCGATGAAGTATCGCTTGCCGATGCTTCGGCGATCATCGCCGGTTACGCCGCCGGGCTCGATATGACGCTGCGCGATGTACAGCTCGAAGCCAAAAATGCCGGAAATCCCTGGCTGAAAAGCAAGGGGTTTCGCCAGAGCGCACTCGTCTCGGAGTTCATCGCTCCGGAATCGGCTGGCCCGTGGGCTGAACTCGCCATTTCGCTGCGGCTGAACGGAGAGCAGAAGCAGTACTCGAAGGTCTCGAAAATGACTTTTTCACCGGCCTATCTGGTGCATTATTTATCGTATATTTACGGGCTGCGAGCCGGAGACCTTGTCTTTACCGGCACTCCTGCGGGCGTCGGAAGCGTGCTGCCGGGCGATCGTCTCGACGTTTCGCTTGAAACTGCCGACGACCATTCGCAGGCAAAAATACTGGTATCGCTCCAGGCGACTGTTTCCTGA